DNA from Acidimicrobiia bacterium:
GACACTCTGAACAGGGCGATCGTGGCCCTCGCCTTCGAGCAGGTGGGCGGGGCGCAGAAGTGCCTCGAGATGTCGGTGCAGTACGCCAAGGACCGGGTGCAGTTCGGTCGTCCCATCGGATCGTTTCAGGCGATCAAGCACAAGTGCGCCGACATGCTGGTCGACGTCGAGTCGGCCAAATCGGCCGCGTACTACGCCGGGTGGGCGGTCACTGCCGACGATGCCGAGGCGAAGATCGTCGGTCCGCTGGCGAAGTCGTATTGCTCGGAGGCGTACTTCCACTGTGCCTCGGAGAACATCCAGATCCACGGCGGGATCGGCTTCACCTGGGAGCACGACGCCCATCTCTACTTCAAGCGGGCCAAGACCGACGAGTTGCTGTTTGGAAGCCCCGCCTTCCACCGGTTGGTGCTGGCGGACCGGTTGGGTATCTAAACGGGTGAGCGAATAGGTCGCTCACCCGTTAGCCATCGAGCAACGACTCGGCGATCTGGGTGATCGCGTCGGCCGGCAACTCGCCGGTTAGACGGCTGGCCACAGTGCCGTCAGCATTCACGAAGACCCAGTAGGGGAATGCGTTGAGCCCGAACACGTCGCCGACCGAGTAGTCGCTGTCGTCAAGGATTACCGGGGCGGTCCAGCCCTCCGAGGCGAGCCACTCGGACGGCGGGAAGTTGGGGCGGCTTTCGGCGGTGCTGGTCGCAACCGAGTAGAGGTCGACCCCATCGGGCTTGAGGCCCGCGTCGACCCACGCCTGCACAACAGGGACCTCGGCCTGGCAGTGCGAGCACCAATGCGCCAGGAAGATGATGATCTTCGGTCGGCCGTCGCTGGTTATCGAGACAGACTGGCCATCGAAGTCGGCGCCCTCGACCGTCGGGGCGGGCATGCCGGCGGCA
Protein-coding regions in this window:
- a CDS encoding TlpA disulfide reductase family protein; the encoded protein is MTNRSIAARPFPWLPVLGGLVAIVLITVVVLTFDSGGSGAAEFGEPTITGAALPRFDDSATDPAAGMPAPTVEGADFDGQSVSITSDGRPKIIIFLAHWCSHCQAEVPVVQAWVDAGLKPDGVDLYSVATSTAESRPNFPPSEWLASEGWTAPVILDDSDYSVGDVFGLNAFPYWVFVNADGTVASRLTGELPADAITQIAESLLDG